A region from the Symphalangus syndactylus isolate Jambi chromosome 2, NHGRI_mSymSyn1-v2.1_pri, whole genome shotgun sequence genome encodes:
- the NUP43 gene encoding nucleoporin Nup43, whose translation MEEIYAKFVSQKISKTRWRPLPPGSLQTAETFATGSWDNEENYVSLWSIGDFGNLDSDGGFEGDHQLLCDIRHHGDVMDLQFFDQERIVAASSTGCVTVFLHHPNNQTLSVNQQWTTAHYHTGPGSPSYSSAPCTGVVCNNPEIVTVGEDGRINLFRADHKEAVRTIDNADSSTLHAVTFLRTPEILTVNSIGQLKIWDFRQQGNEPSQILSLTGDRVPLHCVDRHPNQQHVVATGGQDGMLSIWDVRQGTMPVSLLKAHEAEMWEVHFHPSNPDHLFTCSEDGSLWHWDASTDVPEKSSLFHQGGRSSTFLSHSISNQANVHQSVISSWLSTDPAKDRIEITSLLPSRSLSVNSLDVLGPCLVCGTDAEAIYVTRHLFS comes from the exons ATGGAGGAAATTTATGCGAAGTTTGTGTCTCAGAAAATCAGCAAAACTCGCTGGCGACCGCTGCCTCCGGGAAGTTTACAGACCGCGGAGACGTTCGCTACAGGATCTTGGGACAATGAG GAAAATTATGTTTCACTGTGGTCTATTGGAGATTTTGGAAACTTGGACTCTGATGGAGGGTTTGAAGGAGACCATCAGTTATTGTGTGATATCAGACACCATGGTGATGTAATGGATTTACAG ttttttgaCCAGGAAAGAATTGTCGCTGCTTCATCAACAGGATGTGTAACAGTTTTCCTTCACCATCCAAATAACCAG ACTCTGTCAGTCAACCAGCAGTGGACTACAGCTCATTACCACACAGGCCCTGGCAGTCCTTCCTATAGCAGTGCACCATGTACAGGTGTTGTGTGCAACAACCCAGAAATCGTTACAGTTGGAGAGGATGGTCGAATAAATCTCTTCAGAGCTGATCACAAGGAAGCTGTAAGAACCATAG acaaTGCAGATAGTAGTACACTCCATGCTGTAACCTTTCTTCGAACTCCTGAGATTCTTACTGTAAATTCAATTGGACAGTTGAAAATATGGGATTTCAGACAACAAGGAAATGAGCCTTCTCAGATATTGTCACT GACTGGTGACCGAGTGCCACTCCACTGTGTTGATAGACATCCCAACCAACAGCATGTTGTAGCTACTGGTGGCCAAGATGGAATGTTGAGTATTTGGGATGTTAGACAAGGTACTATGCCTGTATCTCTGCTGAAGGCTCATGAAGCTGAAA TGTGGGAAGTTCATTTTCACCCATCCAACCCAGATCATCTGTTTACCTGCTCTGAAGATGGATCCCTCTGGCACTGGGATGCTTCCACAGATGTACCTGAAAAGTCGTCACTCTTTCACCAAG gaGGAAGAAGCAGTACTTTTTTGTCTCATAGCATTAGTAACCAAGCTAATGTTCACCAGTCTGTCATTAGCTCCTGGCTCAGCACTGATCCTGCAAAAGACCGAATTGAAATCACAAGCTTACTTCCCAGTAGGTCTCTGTCTGTCAACAGTTTGGATGTTTTAGGTCCTTGTCTTGTTTGTGGAACCGATGCAGAAGCAATTTATGTTACTAGACATCTTTTTTCTTAG